A window of the Hypomesus transpacificus isolate Combined female chromosome 8, fHypTra1, whole genome shotgun sequence genome harbors these coding sequences:
- the LOC124469923 gene encoding uncharacterized protein LOC124469923: MCVSVFGSSLLRHFISMLMSSNYGHSNNFDFLFYFFVQTRTLASCLAKTPSTAERKEFILDLTRTLIEADIPLEKAPKLSTFLQKHCKQGGSIPAPSHLRTEDLPELYPQYEQDIKDAVAGKDIYIVLDETTDACGRCALAILLQPVGERAVVADLAFFEKVNFTTVSQAVISCLNNFAVDFNRVWAFVSDSASYMKKAFTCILEGLFPNSRHITCFAHLINLVLEVFPEVFGEVNRLCALVKKVFCQAPQRRLQLRAFMLEKGHSSVMPVYAVQTRWGSWVHAVEYLAEYMDVVSDFTATLPKTAKCVKDLLEEQKAQLKAQAVFIVEHSSELISLLTKLQKTSVPMAQTIASKLEDLQMHLNMAEQQEQTTGAHIPKSCCRSCQRKTG; this comes from the coding sequence atgtgcgtgtctgttttTGGGTCCTCACTGCTCAGACACTTCATAAGCATGTTGATGAGCTCAAATTATGGCCATTCTAATAACTTTGATTTtctcttttatttttttgttcaaaCAAGAACACTGGCTTCTTGTCTGGCAAAGACCCCTTCTACAGCAGAGAGAAAGGAATTCATCTTGGACCTTACCAGAACCTTAATTGAGGCAGACATACCACTTGAAAAGGCCCCAAAATTGTCAACTTTTCTGCAAAAACACTGCAAGCAGGGTGGGTCTATTCCAGCACCCTCCCACCTGCGCACAGAGGACCTGCCAGAGCTTTATCCGCAATATGAGCAGGACATCAAAGATGCTGTAGCCGGAAAGGACATCTACATTGTCCTTGATGAGACCACAGATGCTTGTGGTAGATGTGCACTGGCCATCCTGCTCCAACCAGTGGGTGAGCGAGCTGTTGTAGCAGACCTGGCTTTTTTTGAAAAAGTCAACTTCACCACTGTGTCCCAGgctgtcatttcctgtctcaaCAACTTTGCAGTCGACTTCAACAGAGTTTGGGCCTTTGTGAGTGACTCAGCTAGCTATATGAAGAAGGCCTTCACTTGCATCCTAGAAGGTCTCTTTCCAAACTCCAGACATATAACCTGCTTTGCCCACCTCATTAACCTGGTGCTGGAGGTTTTTCCGGAAGTGTTTGGTGAGGTAAACAGGCTCTGTGCTCTGGTGAAGAAGGTGTTCTGTCAGGCACCTCAGCGTCGTCTGCAGCTTAGAGCATTCATGCTAGAGAAGGGACACTCTTCTGTAATGCCTGTTTATGCTGTCCAGACCAGGTGGGGCTCCTGGGTACATGCTGTAGAGTACTTGGCTGAGTACATGGATGTTGTCAGCGACTTCACTGCTACGCTACCAAAAACAGCGAAGTGTGTAAAGGACCTGCTGGAGGAACAAAAGGCCCAGCTGAAAGCCCAGGCAGTGTTCATTGTGGAACACAGCAGTGAATTAATTTCTCTGCTGACCAAGCTGCAGAAGACCTCTGTCCCCATGGCACAAACCATCGCCAGCAAGCTGGAGGACCTGCAAATGCATTTGAATATGGCAGAACAGCAGGAGCAGACGACTGGCGCCCACATACCAAagagctgctgcaggagctgccAGAGGAAGACAGGCTGA